Part of the Bdellovibrionales bacterium genome is shown below.
TCTTCAGGATTCTCTACAACGACAAAGCCGTCATTCTTCAAAGTGCCCAGCATGATTTCTGTATCGACCAAATTTTTAGGACACCCAAGACTTACAAAATGAACTCTCTTGGGTTGGATCTTTTCATTCAACGTTTCCATGATTACCTTTCTTAAAATTCAGATATTTCTGCGTCCGGAGGAGGCGAATATTTAAAATCCTTAGCGGATAGGCTGACATCAAAATCTACATCGCTAAACTTGTAACTGGTTTCATTTTCCAATTCATCCCAATAAGTGATCTCTGCAATTTCTGATAGCGATTCTTTCACCACTATCTTTATCTTTGTTACATCTAAGAGTTTGGCCCCAGGCTGAGGCCTCAACTCTAGGTGCAAGTTCCCATTTTGACGATGAGAAGTAACAATTTCGAATTTGCTCCATACGGCCTCGTCTCCAAACAAAATGGCCAAAAGGGCATTTGACTTCCTGATCTGTGACGCCTTCATCTTTGTCACCTGCACCAAACTCAAAGGATCATCTGTTAGTCTCGACTCGAGCCAAACTGTATGATTGTCCACAACCAACAAAGACCCTTCCGGTTTATCAATTTGCACCTTAAGGCGTCCCTTCGAAAACCAGAGCCGCCCCTTCCCTAACTTCGTCTCATCCAACAAAGCAAGATGTATTTTCTTTTCAACCTTCATGCCAACTGCTTGAGCATCTTTGTACTTGCCGACTACGGCCTTGATATCATTGATTTCGGGCGCGACCTGAGAGCTATTCTTAGAAGTTTTCAAGGTTCTGGATTCTTTCGTTTTTTCTCCGACCTGTTGATGATTATAGTTACTCCCTTTTGGGCGTTTAGCTGATTTTTTGATCCCTGGACTTGGCTCTTCATTTTTATTCTCAGACTTCTTCTTGTCGCTTATCCTCGGTAAAATTGTAGCTGAGCCCTCTCCTGCATTTAAATCTACTTTTTCAGAGGGCGAAGTCGTTTCGATATCATCCCACATTTCATCTTGGACAGACTGCTTGGCAGGAGCGCTCATGCAAGAGGCCCCTGATATCAGGCTCAAAATCAATACAATGACTCTCATGATGCGGCTTCCTCTCAGGTTTTCCTTAGATATCTCACAACTTGGCGAATCCGCCGGCTCGTTGGATGCTTTTAACAACAAATTGGAGAGGATGAAAGGTCCAGTTCAAGGTTTTTCAGATGCAAATGATACTCGGTAGAGTTCACTCCAACCGCCTAGCGAGCACCCAAACTTGGAAGTATTCCGGATATCCCAAGAGGGCTCTCGCCCTATTGGCAGTGGCGCCCGTGGTGATGACATCGTCAACAAATATGACTCTGCTATAGGTTTTACTCCCCTCCCGTAAGTGAAGATTGGCCCTTGCAGAGCGATGTCGCTCTTGTCGATGGAGCTGATGATGAACGACCCCGGCGCTCCCTCCTCGTTGCAGCTGCTGGGACAATGGGATTCCAAGGCTCTGAGCGATCTCTTGTGCCAATTTGACCGCGTGATCCAGCTGACCATCAATACGTGGTGGGGCCGGAATGACTATCCAATCTTTTACGGATTCTTCAGGATTCCAATTTGAACGGGCTATGAGCCATTGCACTAATCCCTTCCTAAATGCCTCTAGGCCACCTCCTCCTTTCAAACTCATGAGCAAGCGCCTGATCGTTTGATCATTTTTCAAACCCCAATCCCATAATGCCAAGGTGTCTAGTCCTTTCAAGGGACTCCGGCCGCAGGACAAATCATTTATGGTGAGCCTCAATTTTCGGAGGCAAAACTTGCAAATCCCGTCGTTTACCGGTTCTGGCATGCCACAAATAGCGCAACTTCTCAAAAGACGAAAAATAAGATTCATAGTGGCAGGAGGTGTGCATTTATACGGCCCGTGTTTTGATCAACTCCTATCTTAACGGTGCCGCAAACCTCCGATATAGAAACCTAAGCCGTCTCTCCATTAAATTAAAACATCTAATCATTGTGATAGGGGATACCCTTCCATATGGTAAGGCCCCGATAAATTTGCTCCATAGCGACGATCATGGCGAGATGATGGTTGAGAGTGAGTGGTCCTAAACTAATCAAATCGCTAGTCCTTTCCCGCAAACCAGCTCCCAATCCGAAGGCCCCCCCGACCACAAAAACAATGCGAGGCTTTCCCATTTCAATTTTTTTAACTAAGAATGCAGAGAACGCCCGTGAATCAACAAAAGTGCGGCCTTTTTCGTCAAATGCCAACACGAGATCAGTCGCCTTGATGGAAGAAAGAATCAATTTGTCTTCAGATTTAACTTTTTGAGAGCGATCCATGCGAGAGGAGGAGTCCGATTGAATTCTCTTCACCTCAAAGCTAAAAAAATGATTAAGTTTGGTGAGATATCTCTCCAAAGCCTCATCAAACCAGAGGTCGCGGCTTGTTTGAATATGGAGAAATAGACCCTTCATACAGAAGGGATACTTCCTTTCGCCTTGTGAAATTCAGCATGGGGATTTAAAAAATCTAAGGACTTTTTATCCCGCCAAAGATCTTCAATGCGATATTCGCCTCTAACAAAATCATAAAAGATATGAACGATGAGAGCACCATAATCCAAAATCACCCATCGTCCCTCAGATCTGCCTTCAATATTCTGTGGCCAAATGCCAAACTTTTCGCGCACCTGTTTAGACAAATAGTCCGCTATGGCCACGGTTTGACGGGTGTTGCTGCCTGAGGAAACAACCACAAAATCAGCTAAGTGATGGTGGGAACCAAGATCAAATCCCACAACGTTGACAGCATTTTTCTCATTTAAAATCCTACCGACTTCTAAAGTAAAACTTCGATAGTCACTGATACGGCTATGAAGATCCTTGTACCATCCTCTTTCGACAATAAGATTCTCAACTTGCTCAGGCACCAATCCCACCAAAGGCTCTTTTGCTCGCAGACGCCGACGAATCTCGCTTCCTGAAACATCAACGTCCTTAATTTCATGAAACTCAATGCTCCGACCAGAGATTAAAGTCGCTATCTTCCCATCGAAACTTTTTACTTTGCTGCGTAAACCGGGCGGGAAATCCTCTCTCAATTTTGGGAAATCATAGCCGGGACGATTCGCCACGACCACATTCGCCAGCTCCAGTATCTCTTCGAAATTACGCCAATGATCAAATTTCTCAAACTGGTCAGAACCTATGATCAAAAAAAGATTTGTTCCGGGACTCTCTGACAAAATATCCTGAATTGTATCCACTGTATAACTGAGGCCTCCGCGACGAATCTCGCGATCATCTAAGATCAAGAATGGCGCATACGGCTTGATGGCCAACCCAGCCATTTCCAATCGATCCTCAGCACTAGGTCCCTCGATTGGGTTTCGATCAGGACTCTGATAAGAAGGAATTATACGTATTTCATCGAGGGCCAGTTCTTCAACAAGAGTCACAGCACAATTAAGATGTCCCATATGAAAGGGGTTAAAGGTTCCCCCAAAAACACCAATGGATTTACTGTTCATGTGTTCTCTCCTTAAAAACCCAGCTACCAGCTGCATAGACCAACTCTTTTAGGTTGTGTCGAGTCGCTGCTGAAATGATCATCGGTTTGACCCCGAGGCTATTAAATCTAGCCTCAAGCTCACTCAATTGCTCCTCGCTGACGACATCCGATTTATTCAAAGCTAAAATCTGAGGTCGCGAGGAGAGCGGAATGAATCCATCTTCCTTCTCATGAAGCTTGTCATATTCTCTCAACTCATTGTTGATATCTAAAAAATCTTGGATCGGATCGCGCTGACTCATTTCACTAATATCAACAAGATGAATGAATACCTGTGTGCGCTGAATATGTCGCAAAAACTGAGTTCCCAGACCATGCCCAAGGTGGGCCCCAACGACCAATCCCGGAATATCTGCCGCGACATAACTTCTGTCTTCCCCATATCTGACAACTCCCAAGTTCGGAGAAAGAGTTGTAAATGGGTAATCAGCAATCTTTGGCTTCGCTGCAGAAATAGCAGAGATCAGTGTTGATTTACCAGCATTTGGGAATCCGATAATTCCAACATCAGCAAGAAGCTTCAGTTCTAATTTAATCAATTTCTGAGCCCCTGGAAGCCCCTTTTGTGCAACTGAAGGGGCCTGATTGACAGAACTCTTATAGAAAGTGTTCCCTTTGCCCCCCAAACCACCTTCAAGGATGACAAAATCATCAATGGTACCAAGATCGGCCAATATCTTGCCATCTTCGTCCTTTACAATAGTGCCTTTTGGGACATTAACGATAAGGTCTGGCCCACGTTTGCCGCTCATATTTTGACGCAGACCCGGCTCACCGTTGGCCGCCTGTAAAAGTTTACGATGATGAAGGTCAAGGAGGCTATTCAGATGCTGATTGACTCGAATAATGACATTTCCGCCATCTCCCCCATCTCCCCCGTCTGGGCCTCCTCTAGGAATCATAGATTCCTTACGAAAGCTCACGCAACCGGGCCCTCCCTTGCCAGAGGCCACGACGATCAATACTTCATCTATAAATTTCATAAATAGCCTATCGGCAACAAAAGACCAGAAGCCCAAGACTTACTCTGGAGCTAGAAAAGGAGTTCTCTTAGGAATTAAGATTACTTATTCGATCCAGATTATCTCCAAAGCGGACAACTATGCCGCCTTGGGATACACACTCACTTTACTGCGGGTTTTGGAAAGACGTTCAAACTTCACCAAACCCTCAATCAAAGCAAAAATTGTAAAGTCACGACCCATTTTCACATTGTTACCAAGAAAAAACTGAGTTCCACGTTGGCGCAATATAATCGTACCTGGACGAACAAATTCACCGCCAAATCGTTTCACACCCAGTCTCTTGCTGTGCGATTCTCGACCGTTTCTAGTACTACCCGCTGCCTTCTTCGATGCCATTGAGCAAACCTCGGTTAAAATATAATCAATACAATCAAAAAACTCTCTCTTCACCTAGACAAAGTCCCCCTTAGGACTTTTTCTTCGCCTGCTTCTTTTTCGCACCCACTTTTGTGGCGGCCTTTTTCGTGACTTTGGCCTTCTTTACAATCTTTTTCGCCTTGCCAGCTGCCTTTTTTCGAACCTTCTTTTTGGTCACGGCAGCCGACGACGTCAATTCCACCTTTTTTGTTGCAGCCTTAGCCTGTTTTCCCTTTGGGCCGCTTTCTTTTCTAGCCTGACGCAATTCTTGACCTTTAGCCAATTGCGCAGCTTTTTTTGCAGGATCATGGACCTGAGCTGATTTATCACCCACGACGCCATCTGTTTGACCTTCGGGGGTCGTAATAGACTTCACAAAAAGCTCAGTGTACAGCTGACGGTGTCCACGCATACGACGATAGCCCTGGCGGCGCTTCTTTTTGAAAACAATTACCTTTGGTGCCTTTTCTTGGCGGGTGACTACAACCGTCACAAACGCACCCTTAACAATGGGCTCGCCGACAAAGGTCTTCTCCCCACCGACAACTAAAACCTCACTCAGATCAAATTCTGAACCCAATTCTCTTTCAAGTTTTTCAACACGAAGCGTGTCTCCCGCTTGAACTTTATACTGCTTGCCGCCCGTGCGAATAATCGCATACATGATAAAATACCTCCGAAGCCAAAGTCATGAGTCTGGAGTATCTGCCACGCTGCAAAAGATCTGTCAATTAATTCAATTATTAAACCGCAGTTAAACCCGCTCATTAAGCCCTGGGTCATTCATCTCGCTAGCCTCCCAAGGAGGTAGCTAGATTCTAGTATGAAGAAATTTCGAATTGCTCAATATGGTAACTTGGCTCGACCTTAAAAACAACGGAGTGTCCAAGTCTTTTCTCCATAAATTCAAGTGTTTCCTGATCCTCACCGTAGGCCCAGTCTGCAATTTCACTATGACAGTGAACCACAGTTGCCGTTCGCGAGCCTCCGCGTAGCGACTCACGTTCCAGTGCCGTGAATATCTCGTTAGTCACCGTGTCCCTCTTTTTAATGTACCCATTGCCTTCGCAATAGGGACAAGATTGACAAAGCGTGGATACCAAGGAAGGCCTAATTCGCTTCCGAGTCATTTCTACAAGGCCTAGCTCTGACATGGGTGAAATCGTCGTTCGGGCGCGATCCTTCTTCAGCTCTCCCTCAAAAAACTGAACCAGTTTTTCTCGATGAGCCATTCTCTCCATATCAATAAAATCAACAATAATAATTCCCCCACAATTACGAATCCGAAGTTGATGAGCAATTTCTTTTGCGGCCTCCATGTTGGTCTTTAAAATAGTCTCTTCTAAGTCCTTTTTTCCCACATAACGACCTGTATTGACGTCGATGACAACCAGGGCTTCCGCCTCATCAATAACAATGTAGCCGCCTGATTTGAGCCAAATCTTTCTGCCCAAAGAACGGGAAATCTCCAAATCAATTTCATAAAAATCGAAAAGAGGCTCCTCGGTTTGATAGTGGACGATCTTGTCCTTGTAGTTTGGCATAAATTGACTAACGAAGGCCTCGACTCTTTTGTAGGCCTGGATATCATCGACAATGACTTTATTGACTTTCTCATTGAGCATATCGCGAAGTGCTCGCAGTTCAACGTCCATTTCCGAATGGATAAGCCCCGGTGATTTCACTCCCTGATAGGATTTTTCGATCCCCTTCCAGATTCGGTCGAGGTATTCTATGTCCGCCAGCAAACTCTGCTCACTAGCCCCCTCACCCGCAGTCCTTATAATTATCCCACCTTGAGGACTGATTCCCTCCACCAAACGTCGCAGTCGCTCTCTCTCATTAGGGTCCTCAATTCGACGAGAAATACCCAAGTGAACGATGGTTGGCATATACACCAGATGGCGTCCCGGAAGCGAGATATGAGTCGTAATCCTGGCTCCTTTGGTGCCAAGTGGGTCTTTTGCGACCTGCACCAATATTGATTCGCCCTCCTTTAGGAGATCTCCAATATTGACGCTATGTTTTTTTTCCTCAGAATCAGAATCTGCCGAGTCCCTCGATGCCTTTTCAGGCCCCTCTTGAACAGAGGACTCTTCAAATAGAGCTGCCTGATCAACCTGAACATCTCCAACATAGAGAAATGCGGCTCGATCGAGACCAATATCCACGAAGGCCGCCTGCATTCCCGGCAAAACTCTCATCACTCGGCCTAAATAGATAGATCCTACCAACGTAGGCGATGTCCGCCGCTCCACATACAAATCGACGAGCTCACGATTTTCGACGTAGGCCACTCGAGTTTGGTTTGGCCTCACGTTGATCAAAATTTCCGCACTCACAACAAATCACCTTCCGCTGCTAGGATTCTCAAATCGAGAATGACTCCTCACATGCTATCGCTCAAGGGCTAGACTCTCATCGTTCTGATTCGGTGCTCTGGCAAGCCCCATAAACCAAATTTATGCAGTGAGTAATCAGAAAGAACCCAATTCCCTTAAAATATCTTAGGTTTCTTCCGATTCCTATATCAAGAGAATGCAACAGCTAAAGACAAAAGGATGTCATGGCAGCTCAGATAGACAAGCTTTTTCAGGTAATGGTCGCGCAAAATGCATCCGACATGCATCTCTCCGCAGGAGCC
Proteins encoded:
- a CDS encoding outer membrane lipoprotein carrier protein LolA — encoded protein: MRVIVLILSLISGASCMSAPAKQSVQDEMWDDIETTSPSEKVDLNAGEGSATILPRISDKKKSENKNEEPSPGIKKSAKRPKGSNYNHQQVGEKTKESRTLKTSKNSSQVAPEINDIKAVVGKYKDAQAVGMKVEKKIHLALLDETKLGKGRLWFSKGRLKVQIDKPEGSLLVVDNHTVWLESRLTDDPLSLVQVTKMKASQIRKSNALLAILFGDEAVWSKFEIVTSHRQNGNLHLELRPQPGAKLLDVTKIKIVVKESLSEIAEITYWDELENETSYKFSDVDFDVSLSAKDFKYSPPPDAEISEF
- a CDS encoding 23S rRNA (pseudouridine(1915)-N(3))-methyltransferase RlmH; this translates as MKGLFLHIQTSRDLWFDEALERYLTKLNHFFSFEVKRIQSDSSSRMDRSQKVKSEDKLILSSIKATDLVLAFDEKGRTFVDSRAFSAFLVKKIEMGKPRIVFVVGGAFGLGAGLRERTSDLISLGPLTLNHHLAMIVAMEQIYRGLTIWKGIPYHND
- the nadD gene encoding nicotinate (nicotinamide) nucleotide adenylyltransferase: MNSKSIGVFGGTFNPFHMGHLNCAVTLVEELALDEIRIIPSYQSPDRNPIEGPSAEDRLEMAGLAIKPYAPFLILDDREIRRGGLSYTVDTIQDILSESPGTNLFLIIGSDQFEKFDHWRNFEEILELANVVVANRPGYDFPKLREDFPPGLRSKVKSFDGKIATLISGRSIEFHEIKDVDVSGSEIRRRLRAKEPLVGLVPEQVENLIVERGWYKDLHSRISDYRSFTLEVGRILNEKNAVNVVGFDLGSHHHLADFVVVSSGSNTRQTVAIADYLSKQVREKFGIWPQNIEGRSEGRWVILDYGALIVHIFYDFVRGEYRIEDLWRDKKSLDFLNPHAEFHKAKGSIPSV
- the obgE gene encoding GTPase ObgE produces the protein MKFIDEVLIVVASGKGGPGCVSFRKESMIPRGGPDGGDGGDGGNVIIRVNQHLNSLLDLHHRKLLQAANGEPGLRQNMSGKRGPDLIVNVPKGTIVKDEDGKILADLGTIDDFVILEGGLGGKGNTFYKSSVNQAPSVAQKGLPGAQKLIKLELKLLADVGIIGFPNAGKSTLISAISAAKPKIADYPFTTLSPNLGVVRYGEDRSYVAADIPGLVVGAHLGHGLGTQFLRHIQRTQVFIHLVDISEMSQRDPIQDFLDINNELREYDKLHEKEDGFIPLSSRPQILALNKSDVVSEEQLSELEARFNSLGVKPMIISAATRHNLKELVYAAGSWVFKERTHEQ
- the rpmA gene encoding 50S ribosomal protein L27, whose protein sequence is MASKKAAGSTRNGRESHSKRLGVKRFGGEFVRPGTIILRQRGTQFFLGNNVKMGRDFTIFALIEGLVKFERLSKTRSKVSVYPKAA
- the rplU gene encoding 50S ribosomal protein L21 yields the protein MYAIIRTGGKQYKVQAGDTLRVEKLERELGSEFDLSEVLVVGGEKTFVGEPIVKGAFVTVVVTRQEKAPKVIVFKKKRRQGYRRMRGHRQLYTELFVKSITTPEGQTDGVVGDKSAQVHDPAKKAAQLAKGQELRQARKESGPKGKQAKAATKKVELTSSAAVTKKKVRKKAAGKAKKIVKKAKVTKKAATKVGAKKKQAKKKS
- a CDS encoding Rne/Rng family ribonuclease translates to MSAEILINVRPNQTRVAYVENRELVDLYVERRTSPTLVGSIYLGRVMRVLPGMQAAFVDIGLDRAAFLYVGDVQVDQAALFEESSVQEGPEKASRDSADSDSEEKKHSVNIGDLLKEGESILVQVAKDPLGTKGARITTHISLPGRHLVYMPTIVHLGISRRIEDPNERERLRRLVEGISPQGGIIIRTAGEGASEQSLLADIEYLDRIWKGIEKSYQGVKSPGLIHSEMDVELRALRDMLNEKVNKVIVDDIQAYKRVEAFVSQFMPNYKDKIVHYQTEEPLFDFYEIDLEISRSLGRKIWLKSGGYIVIDEAEALVVIDVNTGRYVGKKDLEETILKTNMEAAKEIAHQLRIRNCGGIIIVDFIDMERMAHREKLVQFFEGELKKDRARTTISPMSELGLVEMTRKRIRPSLVSTLCQSCPYCEGNGYIKKRDTVTNEIFTALERESLRGGSRTATVVHCHSEIADWAYGEDQETLEFMEKRLGHSVVFKVEPSYHIEQFEISSY